From the genome of Nocardia sp. NBC_01503, one region includes:
- a CDS encoding helix-turn-helix domain-containing protein, which yields MRAVPAENHGSEHKMLGSYMQRQRLELGLTQAQVAALLFMSSSGFEKYENGQRVPTVAAIRSWCTALELPRYKRRKVWSMVMGEDLTVAAGQLERVTAAELNLMNHMPGPAFLHRVPEYYVLGANHLAVQMFPWLDPALATPDRPVNVIVQMMTDPRAREVLVNWESIVHRLIYILKENSLGIVPEAEIAAIRQACQANPHFDRMWETAMPTHAYYDDTVIVREPECGEEIVFQMDSLRWAHPWRDIEIFSLTPRNTDGAPPLHETVPGIFAW from the coding sequence ATGCGCGCCGTTCCGGCCGAGAACCACGGCAGCGAACACAAGATGCTGGGCAGCTATATGCAGCGCCAGCGGCTCGAACTCGGACTGACGCAGGCGCAGGTCGCGGCACTGCTGTTCATGTCCAGCTCCGGTTTCGAGAAGTATGAGAACGGGCAGCGGGTGCCCACCGTCGCCGCTATCCGATCCTGGTGTACCGCACTGGAATTGCCGCGCTACAAGCGGCGCAAGGTGTGGTCCATGGTGATGGGGGAGGACCTCACCGTCGCGGCCGGGCAGCTGGAGAGGGTGACCGCCGCCGAACTCAATCTGATGAATCACATGCCGGGACCCGCGTTCCTGCATCGGGTTCCGGAGTACTACGTGCTCGGTGCGAATCACCTTGCGGTGCAGATGTTTCCGTGGCTGGACCCGGCGCTGGCCACACCGGATCGGCCGGTGAACGTGATCGTCCAGATGATGACAGACCCGCGGGCGCGCGAGGTGCTGGTCAACTGGGAGTCCATCGTGCACCGGCTGATCTACATCCTCAAAGAGAACTCCCTCGGCATCGTCCCCGAAGCCGAGATCGCCGCGATCCGTCAAGCCTGCCAAGCCAATCCGCACTTCGATCGGATGTGGGAGACGGCCATGCCCACGCACGCGTACTACGACGACACCGTCATCGTGCGCGAACCCGAATGCGGAGAGGAGATCGTCTTCCAGATGGATTCCCTACGCTGGGCGCACCCCTGGCGCGATATCGAAATATTCAGTCTGACACCGCGAAACACCGATGGAGCTCCACCGTTGCACGAGACGGTGCCCGGTATCTTCGCCTGGTGA
- a CDS encoding SgcJ/EcaC family oxidoreductase, translating to MSTAATTAPVIEDTGVDHTADTAAITQVIANAQQAFNTDDPNLMAADFAANASVGNAVGTVLYGAEAVRVASAAGLAGFLKDQFVRYDIADISFPRPDMALVHKVARATTATDELVDQDPAMVALYVLLKENGRWWTIARHNTPVPRAD from the coding sequence ATGAGCACCGCAGCCACGACAGCACCCGTCATCGAGGACACCGGCGTCGATCACACCGCGGATACAGCCGCCATCACCCAGGTGATCGCCAATGCGCAGCAGGCGTTCAACACCGACGATCCGAACCTGATGGCCGCGGATTTCGCCGCGAACGCCAGCGTGGGCAACGCGGTCGGAACGGTGCTGTACGGCGCGGAGGCGGTTCGCGTGGCCTCAGCGGCCGGACTCGCGGGATTCCTGAAGGACCAGTTCGTCCGCTACGACATCGCGGATATCAGCTTCCCGCGACCCGATATGGCGTTGGTGCACAAGGTGGCTCGCGCGACCACCGCCACCGACGAACTCGTGGACCAGGATCCGGCCATGGTGGCGCTCTACGTCCTGCTGAAGGAGAACGGCCGCTGGTGGACGATCGCCCGGCACAACACCCCGGTCCCTCGCGCCGACTGA
- a CDS encoding HNH endonuclease signature motif containing protein produces MESGGETAIVVAVAALRAAVDALVAASPIPLSDDEFAALMRETEKVTRQLDAVKTGFVDETRRRDLPGKANVSSAALYLEQSLRLSRADACRRVRVADKLAVRRLPGQVLEPELAVVAQAQRAGDISADHITRILRVMDRLPGSLDIDRREAAEVCLAEYASTGWPDDVRKLGEDILRRVDPDGTLCRDSDRQRMRGITVGTQRVDGMSPLIGELTPELRAVFEPVLAKLARPGMCNPEDPESPRTSAESTDRERLEAAAGRDTRTAAQRNHDALLAFLRFEMDPAVPGTHRGLPVGTILTMSLTDLENRSGVATTASGGTLSIGEAVRLAANSTRYLAVFDEAGMPLHLGRGNNRLAGKAQRLALIAAEKGCTRPNCTAPATLSAVHHVTEWSQGGRTDIENLTLACDSCHALVHDGPGGWKTVKLGADSRFPGRTGWIAPPHLNPSGIPQVNHRHHPGELMAATMSRIQARNAAERQRLKEWLNRRHTTPTPTTE; encoded by the coding sequence ATGGAATCCGGGGGAGAAACCGCTATCGTGGTCGCCGTTGCGGCGCTGCGTGCCGCGGTGGATGCCCTGGTCGCGGCGTCGCCGATTCCTTTGTCCGATGACGAGTTCGCCGCGCTCATGCGGGAGACCGAAAAGGTCACACGGCAATTGGATGCGGTCAAAACCGGATTCGTGGACGAAACCCGCCGCCGCGATCTGCCCGGTAAGGCGAATGTGAGCTCTGCGGCGCTGTACCTGGAGCAGTCGCTGCGGCTGTCGCGGGCGGACGCGTGCCGCAGGGTTCGGGTCGCGGACAAGCTCGCGGTGCGTCGCCTGCCCGGTCAAGTGTTGGAACCGGAACTGGCCGTGGTCGCCCAGGCGCAGCGCGCGGGTGATATCTCCGCCGATCACATCACTCGGATTCTGCGGGTGATGGACCGTCTGCCCGGCAGTCTCGATATCGACCGGCGGGAGGCGGCCGAGGTGTGTCTGGCCGAGTACGCGAGCACCGGCTGGCCCGACGACGTGCGCAAACTGGGTGAGGACATCCTGCGGCGGGTCGATCCCGACGGCACACTCTGCCGTGACTCCGACCGGCAGCGCATGCGCGGCATCACCGTCGGCACCCAGCGCGTGGATGGTATGTCGCCGTTGATCGGGGAACTCACTCCGGAGCTGCGGGCGGTGTTCGAGCCGGTCCTGGCCAAGCTCGCGCGCCCGGGCATGTGCAATCCCGAAGATCCCGAAAGCCCGCGCACCAGCGCCGAATCCACCGACCGCGAACGCCTCGAGGCCGCCGCCGGGCGTGACACCCGCACCGCCGCCCAGCGCAATCACGATGCGCTGCTGGCGTTCCTGCGCTTCGAGATGGACCCGGCGGTTCCGGGTACCCACCGTGGCCTGCCGGTCGGGACCATTCTCACCATGAGCCTGACCGACCTGGAGAACCGCTCCGGAGTCGCCACGACCGCCTCCGGGGGCACCCTGTCGATCGGCGAGGCCGTGCGGTTGGCTGCGAACTCCACCCGGTACCTGGCGGTGTTCGACGAGGCGGGTATGCCGCTGCACCTGGGTCGTGGCAACAACCGATTGGCCGGCAAGGCACAGCGTTTGGCCCTGATCGCGGCCGAGAAGGGCTGCACCCGCCCCAACTGCACCGCCCCCGCCACCCTCTCGGCGGTGCATCACGTCACCGAATGGTCCCAGGGTGGACGCACCGACATCGAGAACCTCACCCTGGCGTGCGACAGCTGTCATGCCCTGGTCCATGACGGCCCGGGTGGGTGGAAGACGGTGAAACTCGGTGCGGACAGCCGGTTTCCGGGTCGTACCGGGTGGATCGCCCCACCCCACCTCAACCCGTCAGGGATACCGCAGGTGAATCACCGTCACCACCCCGGTGAGTTGATGGCCGCCACCATGTCACGAATCCAGGCACGTAATGCCGCTGAGCGACAACGCTTGAAGGAGTGGTTGAACCGCCGCCACACCACCCCCACACCCACCACCGAATAA
- a CDS encoding DUF6301 family protein translates to MRIALVAKTFDWTWSVGDIARFAAALGWSAPIPDDDDPSVIYVATDLEHEDPVAMFGIDEDGEIILGAIFLANLPLRRPAAALADTVSALLPHWGPSTAPAHGDGTGAAWVLPRVVLKVSGGETVELVLQNPARWQAPERERLREITVEHERAGEEFLEQLSTVIGSNLGERLGAENGRSKLRGTLSAFSRRAGRGTWSRRDIDDLYEAFRARPEDMRDGSLMATHDSGLGLIAAKTYDYQERYGYGEYCELRLVAFVPPETSDSFYRRALEICVERLGDPHLVGGPNAFALWRFEHDTIKLTRTLDSDARLHVSLKPTEPSTWEQNKNPQWDPEFEPEDLWRGVADIQESGPALAGMLFSPGDDAEDWSELYKTLRAVFASLAADVPVLHRYTSDIAWSIAEAGEAGFLARGRFAPDGCTVETTIHGQPRLHRLPPGSANGIEVAELTMDAVEAANLTSPEELRYTVRATQPPHQIMDAHFGLEEADDDADLSPSQWRGRPQVEHAYVKSETTFELVDGELHEISHTDFDPPRRAR, encoded by the coding sequence ATGCGAATCGCATTGGTGGCGAAGACATTCGATTGGACCTGGTCGGTCGGGGATATCGCGCGATTCGCCGCGGCACTCGGATGGAGTGCGCCCATACCGGACGATGACGATCCGTCGGTGATCTATGTGGCAACCGATTTGGAGCACGAGGATCCCGTTGCGATGTTCGGCATCGACGAGGACGGCGAAATCATCTTGGGGGCGATCTTTCTCGCGAACCTGCCGCTGCGCCGACCGGCGGCCGCTCTGGCCGATACGGTCTCGGCCCTACTCCCCCATTGGGGCCCGTCGACGGCTCCGGCACACGGTGACGGCACCGGTGCGGCGTGGGTGCTGCCGCGGGTCGTACTCAAAGTATCCGGCGGCGAGACGGTCGAGTTGGTTCTGCAGAATCCCGCGCGCTGGCAAGCCCCGGAGCGGGAACGGTTGCGGGAGATCACCGTTGAGCACGAACGCGCGGGCGAGGAGTTCCTCGAACAGCTGAGCACGGTGATCGGTTCGAACCTGGGTGAGCGGCTGGGCGCGGAGAACGGGCGGTCGAAACTCCGCGGCACATTGAGCGCTTTCAGTCGGCGTGCCGGGCGCGGCACCTGGTCCCGGCGCGATATCGACGACCTCTACGAGGCTTTCCGCGCCCGCCCGGAGGATATGCGAGACGGCAGTCTGATGGCCACCCACGACAGTGGGTTGGGCTTGATTGCCGCCAAAACCTACGACTATCAAGAGCGGTACGGCTACGGCGAGTACTGCGAGCTCCGGCTGGTGGCGTTCGTGCCGCCCGAGACCTCGGACAGTTTCTATCGCCGGGCATTGGAGATCTGCGTCGAGCGGCTCGGTGATCCGCATCTGGTCGGTGGGCCGAACGCCTTCGCGCTCTGGCGATTCGAACATGACACCATCAAGCTGACACGCACGCTGGATTCCGATGCCCGACTACATGTTTCGCTGAAACCGACGGAGCCCTCCACCTGGGAGCAGAACAAGAATCCGCAGTGGGATCCCGAATTCGAGCCCGAGGATCTGTGGCGTGGTGTCGCCGATATCCAAGAGTCCGGCCCCGCCCTTGCGGGTATGTTGTTCTCCCCGGGTGATGACGCCGAGGATTGGAGCGAGCTGTACAAGACGCTCCGCGCCGTATTCGCTTCGCTCGCAGCCGATGTCCCTGTCCTACATCGGTATACGTCGGATATCGCCTGGAGCATCGCCGAAGCGGGCGAGGCCGGGTTCCTGGCGCGCGGGCGGTTCGCACCCGATGGCTGCACGGTGGAAACGACCATCCATGGACAGCCGCGACTGCATCGTTTGCCGCCGGGCAGTGCGAATGGCATCGAAGTGGCTGAACTGACCATGGACGCCGTCGAGGCGGCGAACCTGACCTCGCCCGAAGAACTGCGCTATACCGTCCGCGCGACACAGCCACCGCATCAGATCATGGACGCCCATTTCGGGCTGGAGGAAGCCGACGATGACGCCGACCTCAGCCCTTCCCAATGGCGGGGCAGACCACAGGTCGAGCATGCCTACGTCAAATCCGAGACGACGTTCGAGTTGGTCGACGGGGAATTGCACGAGATCTCGCATACGGACTTCGATCCGCCCAGGCGCGCCAGATAG
- a CDS encoding MDR family MFS transporter, translating to MHADISAPSGAQASTGGRTPTVIRLLVLATFVVILNETIMINAIPRLMTDLKVGERSAQWVSTAFMLTMAAVIPATGWFLQRVTTRRAYAIAMGVFLFGTALSSVAPTFAILLVGRVIQAGGTAIMMPLLMTTLMTVVPEQDRGRVMGNVTLAISVAPAMGPVISGLVLQIASWRWLFLLVLPIAGLVTWLGLRKLENIGEPQAGAIDVSSMAFAALGFGSLVYGLSKFGNGNVATPALIIAAGIALIAIFAWRQIRLQRTGAPLLDLRILLAPTYTKSLVLMAVAFLAMMGSMILLPLYLQNLRGLSPLQTGLLVMPGGLAMGLLGPTVGKIFDRFGGRVLVIPAAIGITAALAGFTQISLTMPYWQLLGLHILLMASLAAAFTPVFTLGLGALPMHLYSHGSSMLGTLQQVAAAFGTALVVTVMSSRATSLLDSGTPALDAHLGGMRLAFAVSAALSLLVIVMAVLLPNRAPAMDHTVAVDEFEDATPQLVKD from the coding sequence ATGCACGCCGATATATCCGCACCCTCGGGAGCTCAGGCTTCCACGGGAGGGCGGACACCGACGGTCATCCGGCTGCTGGTGCTCGCGACCTTCGTGGTGATTCTGAACGAAACCATCATGATCAACGCCATCCCGCGCCTGATGACGGATCTGAAGGTCGGTGAGCGCTCGGCACAGTGGGTCTCCACCGCCTTCATGCTCACCATGGCCGCGGTCATTCCGGCCACCGGCTGGTTCCTGCAGCGGGTCACCACCCGCCGCGCCTACGCCATCGCCATGGGTGTCTTCCTCTTCGGCACCGCGCTCTCCTCGGTCGCGCCGACCTTCGCGATTCTGCTGGTCGGTCGTGTCATTCAGGCCGGTGGCACCGCGATCATGATGCCGCTGCTGATGACGACCCTCATGACGGTGGTGCCGGAGCAGGATCGCGGCCGCGTCATGGGCAATGTGACGCTGGCGATCTCGGTCGCGCCCGCCATGGGTCCGGTCATCTCCGGGCTGGTGCTGCAGATCGCGTCATGGCGCTGGCTCTTCCTGCTGGTGCTGCCGATCGCGGGTCTGGTCACCTGGCTGGGTCTGCGCAAACTGGAGAACATCGGTGAACCGCAGGCCGGTGCCATCGACGTGTCCAGCATGGCCTTCGCCGCGCTCGGTTTCGGCAGTCTGGTGTACGGCCTGAGCAAGTTCGGCAATGGCAATGTGGCGACCCCCGCGCTGATCATCGCCGCCGGTATCGCGTTGATCGCGATCTTCGCCTGGCGTCAGATTCGCCTGCAGCGCACCGGTGCTCCGCTGCTGGATCTGCGTATCCTGCTGGCCCCCACCTACACCAAGTCGCTGGTCCTGATGGCGGTCGCCTTCCTGGCCATGATGGGCTCGATGATCCTGCTGCCGCTGTACCTGCAGAACCTGCGTGGGCTGAGCCCGCTGCAGACCGGTCTGCTGGTCATGCCCGGTGGTCTGGCCATGGGTCTGCTCGGCCCGACGGTCGGCAAGATCTTCGACCGCTTCGGTGGACGCGTACTGGTCATCCCGGCCGCGATCGGAATCACCGCCGCCCTGGCCGGTTTCACCCAGATCTCGCTGACCATGCCGTACTGGCAGCTGCTGGGTCTGCACATCCTGCTGATGGCCTCGCTCGCCGCGGCGTTCACCCCGGTCTTCACCCTCGGCCTGGGCGCACTCCCCATGCACCTGTACTCGCATGGCAGCTCGATGCTCGGCACCCTGCAGCAGGTGGCCGCCGCCTTCGGCACCGCCCTGGTGGTGACGGTCATGTCCTCGCGCGCCACCTCCCTGCTCGACTCCGGCACCCCGGCGCTCGATGCTCACCTGGGCGGTATGCGCCTGGCCTTCGCGGTCTCCGCGGCGCTGTCCCTCCTGGTCATCGTGATGGCGGTACTGCTACCGAACCGCGCCCCGGCCATGGACCACACGGTCGCGGTGGACGAATTCGAGGACGCCACACCGCAACTCGTCAAGGACTGA
- a CDS encoding tryptophan 2,3-dioxygenase: MVAHSRNGVDDRSPDQTYGSYLALEEVLGAQRPRSDEHDEMLFIVIHQVYELWFKQLLHELAELQRQLAAGSTAHALHTLRRVLKILEVIVAQIDVLETMTPRQFTSFRVRLEESSGFQSAQFRELEAVLGRRDEGAFAHYPEGSAAREGILAAMSRPALYDSFLRYLAERGYPIPVEQLERDVRVAAASVPQIQQVLLSVYTDDGGPAQVAERLVDLDEGLQEWRYRHVMMVRRTIGDKPGTGGSSGAEYLRGTLFQPLFGDLWAVRSRL; the protein is encoded by the coding sequence GACCTACGGTTCGTATCTGGCGCTCGAGGAGGTGCTCGGCGCGCAGCGCCCGCGCTCGGACGAGCACGATGAGATGTTGTTCATCGTCATCCATCAGGTGTACGAGCTGTGGTTCAAGCAGTTGCTGCATGAATTGGCGGAGCTGCAAAGGCAATTGGCTGCCGGGAGTACCGCGCATGCGCTGCATACGCTGCGCCGAGTACTGAAGATACTCGAGGTGATCGTTGCGCAGATCGATGTGCTGGAGACCATGACTCCGCGGCAGTTCACCAGTTTCCGGGTTCGGCTGGAGGAGTCGAGTGGCTTCCAGTCCGCGCAGTTCCGCGAGTTGGAGGCGGTGCTCGGACGCCGGGACGAGGGGGCGTTCGCGCACTATCCCGAAGGGAGTGCGGCTCGGGAGGGGATTCTTGCCGCGATGTCGCGGCCCGCGCTGTACGACTCGTTCCTGCGGTACCTGGCCGAGCGGGGTTATCCGATTCCCGTCGAGCAGTTGGAGCGGGATGTGCGGGTCGCCGCTGCGTCGGTGCCGCAGATCCAGCAGGTACTGCTGAGCGTCTACACCGATGACGGGGGTCCGGCGCAGGTGGCCGAGCGGCTGGTCGATCTGGACGAAGGGTTGCAGGAGTGGCGGTACCGGCACGTGATGATGGTGCGCCGCACCATCGGCGACAAGCCGGGGACCGGCGGATCCTCGGGCGCGGAATACCTGCGCGGCACTCTCTTTCAGCCGCTGTTCGGCGATCTGTGGGCCGTCCGGAGCCGACTGTGA
- a CDS encoding ATP-dependent RNA helicase, with the protein MKLPELPDLPVRAVLDEVVETLAEHGTAVLVAPPGTGKTTLVPLALAAGTSGRVVVAEPRRLAARAAAGRMAALLGESVGGTVGYSVRGDRRVGPGTRVEVVTSGLLVRRLQNDPELAGVDVVVLDECHERHLDADLLLALLLDARAGLRPDLRVLATSATVAADRLAALLGGAGPAVELLGGVSSAPGAIGGADQAAEVVGSGGAALELVGGAGRAPILEVHGRAYPVEMEYISALPKERVEAHVARVTRSALAGSDGDVLVFLPGAAEIRRVAAQLSGLTDIDVMPLHGRLSGAAQDAALRQGSRRRVVLSTAVAESSLTVPGVRVVVDSGLARVPRVDHRRGLSGLATVRVSAAVAEQRAGRAGREAPGWAWRCWPEYEHATLPAYPEPEIRTADLTRLALELACWGTADGQGLGWWDPPPPGALAAGREVLRALGAEESDGTVTARGRRMAALGLHPRLARALLDGAAAVGARSAAEVVALLDDDTIISTVDLVAGIRTLRADPPQRWKREVDRLTRLVEGVEAESTRTPKTSSRPVESAEAEPARTPQGSSRVIEGAGTGSTNKPKADGRGRGGATAASSPRAADAALSARATDDLALVAALAYPERLARRRGPGSPSYLMAGGTAVSLPPGSGVGEAEWLAVAGASRDPGCSEGRIRLAAIADEQLARQAAPDLVVTADEVDWVDGDVVARRVERLGAIILSEKPLRNPDRVLVERALRRGLASVGPDLLRWNTDALALRQRLDFLHRTLGAPWPEMNDQALLADTDSWLGPELATANRRADLERVDAGQVLRRLLPWPEAVRFDELAPERLEVPSGSRVRIDYSGDFPVLAVKVQEIFGWADLPRLADGRTSILLHLLSPAQRPIAVTTDLASFWRTGWPQVRAELRGRYPKHAWPEDPTTVPAHRGTSRRIPRD; encoded by the coding sequence ATGAAACTGCCTGAACTGCCTGATCTCCCTGTGCGCGCGGTGCTCGACGAGGTTGTGGAGACCCTCGCCGAGCATGGGACCGCGGTCTTGGTCGCACCGCCCGGGACCGGTAAGACGACGCTCGTTCCACTGGCCCTGGCCGCCGGGACAAGCGGGCGAGTGGTGGTCGCCGAGCCGCGGCGGCTGGCGGCACGCGCGGCGGCCGGGCGGATGGCGGCGCTGCTGGGCGAGTCCGTCGGGGGGACCGTCGGGTACTCGGTGCGCGGAGATCGACGAGTCGGGCCGGGGACCCGTGTTGAGGTTGTCACCTCAGGGCTCCTGGTGCGCCGCCTACAGAATGACCCGGAACTGGCCGGGGTGGACGTGGTGGTGCTCGATGAATGCCACGAACGGCATCTGGACGCTGACCTGCTGCTGGCTCTACTCCTGGACGCGCGCGCCGGGCTGCGCCCGGATCTGCGGGTCCTGGCCACCTCGGCCACCGTCGCGGCCGATCGGCTGGCCGCACTACTGGGTGGTGCGGGTCCGGCAGTGGAGTTGCTGGGTGGAGTGAGCTCCGCGCCCGGGGCGATCGGTGGTGCGGACCAGGCAGCCGAGGTGGTCGGTAGTGGGGGCGCTGCCCTCGAGTTGGTCGGTGGTGCGGGGCGCGCGCCCATCTTGGAGGTGCACGGCCGGGCTTATCCCGTTGAGATGGAGTACATTTCGGCGCTGCCGAAGGAGCGGGTGGAGGCGCATGTCGCGCGGGTTACGCGGTCGGCGCTGGCCGGATCCGACGGGGATGTGCTGGTTTTCCTGCCCGGTGCGGCCGAGATCCGGCGGGTCGCGGCGCAGCTCTCCGGGCTGACCGATATCGACGTTATGCCCTTGCACGGCAGGCTGTCCGGTGCCGCACAGGATGCCGCGTTGCGTCAGGGCTCGCGCCGCCGCGTCGTATTGTCCACCGCCGTAGCGGAATCCAGCCTCACCGTGCCGGGCGTGCGTGTGGTGGTCGACTCGGGGCTGGCCCGGGTACCCCGTGTCGATCATCGGCGCGGGCTCTCCGGCCTTGCGACCGTGCGGGTTTCGGCCGCCGTGGCCGAACAGCGCGCGGGTCGCGCCGGACGCGAGGCGCCCGGCTGGGCGTGGCGCTGCTGGCCCGAGTACGAGCACGCCACCCTGCCCGCCTATCCGGAGCCGGAGATCCGCACCGCCGATCTCACCCGCCTCGCCCTGGAACTGGCCTGCTGGGGCACCGCCGATGGACAGGGCCTCGGCTGGTGGGATCCACCACCCCCGGGAGCCCTCGCCGCAGGACGAGAAGTGCTGCGCGCCTTGGGGGCCGAGGAATCCGACGGGACCGTCACCGCGCGAGGTCGCCGCATGGCCGCGCTCGGCCTGCACCCCCGCCTCGCCCGCGCCCTGCTCGACGGCGCGGCCGCCGTCGGAGCCCGATCGGCCGCCGAGGTGGTGGCCCTACTGGATGACGACACCATCATCTCCACCGTCGACCTCGTCGCCGGAATCCGCACCCTCCGCGCCGATCCACCCCAGCGCTGGAAACGCGAAGTCGACCGCCTGACCCGCCTGGTCGAGGGGGTCGAAGCCGAATCAACCCGCACGCCGAAGACCAGTAGCAGGCCGGTCGAGAGTGCGGAAGCTGAACCAGCCCGCACGCCGCAGGGCAGTAGCCGCGTGATCGAGGGCGCTGGAACTGGTTCGACCAATAAGCCGAAGGCCGATGGACGAGGGCGTGGCGGGGCGACCGCTGCCTCCTCGCCACGCGCCGCCGATGCCGCATTGTCGGCGCGTGCCACCGATGACCTGGCTCTTGTTGCCGCGCTTGCCTATCCGGAGCGATTGGCACGGCGGCGCGGGCCAGGGTCGCCGAGCTATCTGATGGCCGGTGGTACCGCCGTGTCGTTGCCACCGGGTTCCGGTGTGGGGGAGGCGGAGTGGCTCGCGGTCGCCGGGGCTTCGCGTGATCCCGGCTGCTCCGAAGGGCGGATTCGGTTGGCGGCCATAGCCGATGAGCAACTCGCACGGCAGGCCGCACCGGATCTGGTGGTCACCGCCGATGAGGTCGACTGGGTCGACGGCGATGTGGTGGCCCGGCGGGTCGAGCGGTTGGGCGCGATCATCCTGTCGGAGAAGCCTTTACGGAATCCGGACCGGGTACTGGTGGAGCGGGCGCTGCGGCGCGGTCTGGCCTCGGTCGGACCCGATCTGCTGCGTTGGAATACCGATGCGCTCGCGCTGCGTCAGCGCCTGGACTTCCTGCACCGCACTCTCGGCGCACCCTGGCCCGAGATGAATGATCAAGCGCTACTGGCAGATACGGATAGTTGGCTCGGCCCCGAACTCGCCACCGCCAACCGCCGCGCCGATCTCGAACGCGTCGATGCCGGTCAAGTCCTGCGCCGCCTGCTGCCCTGGCCCGAGGCTGTCCGCTTCGACGAACTCGCCCCCGAACGCCTGGAGGTGCCCTCCGGCAGTCGCGTCCGCATCGACTACTCCGGCGATTTCCCCGTACTGGCCGTGAAGGTCCAGGAGATCTTCGGTTGGGCCGACCTCCCACGCCTGGCGGATGGCCGCACATCCATTCTCCTGCACCTACTTTCACCCGCCCAGCGCCCCATCGCCGTCACCACGGACCTGGCCTCCTTCTGGCGCACCGGCTGGCCCCAGGTCCGCGCCGAACTCCGCGGCCGCTACCCCAAACACGCCTGGCCGGAAGACCCCACCACCGTCCCGGCGCATCGCGGCACCTCCCGCCGCATTCCCCGCGACTGA